In Streptomyces liangshanensis, the DNA window ATCGACGCGTCGGACGTCCTGTCCCCGCGCGCGCATCTGTTCCTCAGGTGCGCATCGTGAGGACATGTGGGCGACACCGGGGCGTCCCCTTGGGTGGCTGGCCTGGAGGCGCTCTCCCCGACCGGTCCGGGTCGGCCCCTCCGGGTCACAGCGCCCAAGACACTTCACGAGGTCACTGAACACATGCCTGAACTCAATCGGCGTCGTTTCCTCCAGGTCGCCGGCGCGACCGCGGGCTTCTCCGGCCTGTCGAACAGCATCGACCGGGCCGCGGCCATCCCGGCCACCCGTCGCTCCGGCACGATCCAGGACGTCGAGCACATCGTCGTGCTGATGCAGGAGAATCGTTCGTTCGACCACTACTTCGGCTCGCTGCGGGGCGTCCGCGGCTTCGGCGACCCCCGCCCCGTCACCCCGGTCGGCGGCAGGTCCGTCTGGCACCAGTCCGACGGGACGAAGGACGTCCTGCCGTACCGCCCGGACGCCGAGGACCTGGGCATGCAGTTCATCGAGGGCCTCGACCACGACTGGGCGGGCGGCCACCAGGCCTGGAACCAGGGCCGGTACGACCAGTGGATCCCCGCCAAGTCCGCGGGCACGATGGCGCACCTGACGCGCGAGGACATCCCGTTCCACTACGGGCTCGCCGACGCGTTCACGGTGTGCGACGCGTACCACTGCTCGTTCATCGGGGCCACCGACCCCAACCGGTACTACATGTGGACCGGTCACGTCGGGAACGACGGCAAGGGCGGCGGGCCCGTGCTCGGCAACGACGAGCTGGGGTACGACTGGACGACCTACCCGGAGCGGCTGGAGGCGGCCAGGGTCTCCTGGAAGATCTACCAGGACGTCGGGGACGGACTGGACGCGGCCGGCGGCTGGGGCTGGATCGACGACGCGTACCGCGGCAACTACGGGGACAACTCGCTGCTGTACTTCAACCAGTACCGCAACGCCGAGCCCGGTGACCCGCTGTACGACAAGGCGCGCACGGGCACGAACGCCAAGGCGGGCGACGGCTTCTTCGACCTCCTGCGGGCCGACGTGAAGGCGGACCGGCTGCCGCAGGTGTCCTGGATCGCGGCGCCCGAGGCGTTCTCCGAGCACCCGAACTGGCCCGCCAACTACGGCGCCTGGTACATCTCGCAGGTGCTGGACGCACTCACCTCCAACCCCGAGGTGTGGAGCAAGACCGCCCTCTTCATCACGTACGACGAGAACGACGGCTACTTCGACCACGCCGTGCCACCGTTCCCGCCCGCGTCGGCCGCGCAGGGCCTGTCGACGGTCGACACGACGCTCGACCACTTCCCGGGCGACAGCCGCCACGCCGCCGGCCCCTACGGACTGGGGCAGCGGGTGCCGATGCTGGTCGTGTCGCCGTGGAGCACCGGCGGGTACGTGTGCTCGGAGGTCTTCGACCACACGTCGATCATCCGGTTCATGGAGCGCCGCTTCGGCGTCTCGGAGCCGAACATCTCGCCGTGGCGCCGGGCGATCTGCGGCGACCTGACGTCCGCCTTCGACTTCTCGCTGAAGAACACCCGGCCCGCGCGCCTGCCCGGCACGGACGGGTACGAGCCGCCGGACCAGGACCGGCACCCCAGTTACGTACCGGTGCCGCCGGGTCGTCCCGTCCTGCCCAAGCAGGAGAAGGGGTCGAGGCCGACGCGCCCGCTGCCGTACGCCCCGTTCGCGGACGGGTCCGGAACGCCGGGGACAGGGCGGTTCACGCTCACGTTCAGCGGCGGGGAGGAGGCGGGGGCGGCCTTCACGGTCACCTCGGCGAACCGTACGGACGGGCCGTGGACGTACACGGCCGCGGCGGGCGAGCG includes these proteins:
- a CDS encoding phosphocholine-specific phospholipase C gives rise to the protein MPELNRRRFLQVAGATAGFSGLSNSIDRAAAIPATRRSGTIQDVEHIVVLMQENRSFDHYFGSLRGVRGFGDPRPVTPVGGRSVWHQSDGTKDVLPYRPDAEDLGMQFIEGLDHDWAGGHQAWNQGRYDQWIPAKSAGTMAHLTREDIPFHYGLADAFTVCDAYHCSFIGATDPNRYYMWTGHVGNDGKGGGPVLGNDELGYDWTTYPERLEAARVSWKIYQDVGDGLDAAGGWGWIDDAYRGNYGDNSLLYFNQYRNAEPGDPLYDKARTGTNAKAGDGFFDLLRADVKADRLPQVSWIAAPEAFSEHPNWPANYGAWYISQVLDALTSNPEVWSKTALFITYDENDGYFDHAVPPFPPASAAQGLSTVDTTLDHFPGDSRHAAGPYGLGQRVPMLVVSPWSTGGYVCSEVFDHTSIIRFMERRFGVSEPNISPWRRAICGDLTSAFDFSLKNTRPARLPGTDGYEPPDQDRHPSYVPVPPGRPVLPKQEKGSRPTRPLPYAPFADGSGTPGTGRFTLTFSGGEEAGAAFTVTSANRTDGPWTYTAAAGERLSDTWNTAYSKGAYDLSVFGPNGFLRTFQGSGTVAGPEVTARHDARRGRVELTLRNTGRHDCRLTLTDAYGGKSETVKVRAGGQVVHTVDTKHGKRWYDVSVTADTDAAFLRRLAGHVETGEPGVSDPAIITG